One window from the genome of Loxodonta africana isolate mLoxAfr1 chromosome 14, mLoxAfr1.hap2, whole genome shotgun sequence encodes:
- the LY6L gene encoding lymphocyte antigen 6L — translation MEGFVLVLWALLVSAEFAGICGDTTKPGNLSCYKCFKVQSPSACYPLVCSSEDTVCVSHEMAIIFEAKVVTRISKRCAPRCPNSNSQYEWVIQEGVNARLTRGCCSRNLCNKVAPAHEGPWALHGGLLLLWVLL, via the exons ATGGAGGGGTTTGTTCTGGTCCTGTGGGCATTGCTCGTGTCTGCGGAGTTTGCTGGCATCTGCGGGGACACGACAAAGCCAG GTAACCTGAGCTGCTACAAGTGCTTTAAAGTTCAAAGCCCCTCAGCCTGCTACCCTCTAGTCTGCTCCTCAGAGGACACCGTCTGCGTCTCTCATGAGATGGCCATAATTTTCG AAGCTAAGGTGGTAACTAGGATAAGCAAGCGCTGTGCTCCCAGGTGTCCCAACTCCAACAGTCAGTATGAGTGGGTCATCCAAGAAGGGGTGAATGCCAGGCTCACCAGAGGCTGCTGCTCCAGAAACCTCTGCAACAAGGTGGCCCCTGCACACGAGGGGCCCTGGGCCCTGCATGGGGGGCTGCTGCTCCTCTGGGTCCTGCTCTGA